Proteins co-encoded in one Colletes latitarsis isolate SP2378_abdomen chromosome 2, iyColLati1, whole genome shotgun sequence genomic window:
- the LOC143350125 gene encoding uncharacterized protein LOC143350125 isoform X1, with protein MWMQPTIFDVAVRRLPQLAVLAKILCLLMVVMCGAVPAMVRSVSLYSTCSSGNVTVMARKINAIGRDDHNAPYQKLTTQSEDFSRKLYIFAEKSQRYICFNKQGKLVGLPKKQKGPRCQFYEQYNGSYLRYRSVENSSRFLGFNKFGKPMKNPRGRQECFNFIKYNPHTDIQHHNSLVNADMGGMDPRDPYFGSKKPSPVMRATKNSLLQVDNTREIIHTTHRYRHSNRWKMRQDEKVSVPRRRRLFVETSKY; from the exons GTTACCACAGCTTGCCGTTTTAGCGAAGATTTTGTGCCTCCTGATG GTGGTGATGTGCGGGGCGGTGCCGGCAATGGTGCGCTCCGTGAGTCTCTACTCGACTTGCAGCAGCGGCAATGTTACCGTAATGGCCCGCAAAATCAATGCCATAGGACGCGATGATCACAATGCACCCTATC AAAAACTTACGACGCAGTCCGAAGATTTTAGTAGGAAATTATACATCTTTGCGGAAAAGAGCCAGCGATACATTTGCTTCAACAAGCAGGGGAAACTTGTTGGCTTG CCTAAGAAGCAAAAGGGTCCCAGGTGCCAGTTCTACGAGCAGTACAACGGTTCGTATTTGAGGTACAGAAGCGTGGAGAACAGTTCGCGGTTTTTAGGGTTCAACAAGTTTGGCAAGCCAATGAAGAATCCACGCGGTCGGCAAGAGTGTTTTAACTTCATTAAGTACAATCCCCACACCGACATCCAGCATCACAACAGCCTGGTGAACGCCGACATGGGTGGAATGGATCCGCGGGATCCGTACTTTGGATCGAAGAAACCGTCGCCCGTGATGAGGGCCACAAAGAACTCCCTGTTGCAGGTCGACAATACGAGGGAGATTATACATACGACGCATCGTTATCGGCATTCGAATCGTTGGAAGATGCGCCAAGACGAGAAGGTCTCGGTACCGCGAAGACGGCGTTTGTTCGTCGAGACCAGTAAGTATTGA
- the LOC143350125 gene encoding fibroblast growth factor 18 isoform X2: protein MLPQLAVLAKILCLLMVVMCGAVPAMVRSVSLYSTCSSGNVTVMARKINAIGRDDHNAPYQKLTTQSEDFSRKLYIFAEKSQRYICFNKQGKLVGLPKKQKGPRCQFYEQYNGSYLRYRSVENSSRFLGFNKFGKPMKNPRGRQECFNFIKYNPHTDIQHHNSLVNADMGGMDPRDPYFGSKKPSPVMRATKNSLLQVDNTREIIHTTHRYRHSNRWKMRQDEKVSVPRRRRLFVETSKY, encoded by the exons GTTACCACAGCTTGCCGTTTTAGCGAAGATTTTGTGCCTCCTGATG GTGGTGATGTGCGGGGCGGTGCCGGCAATGGTGCGCTCCGTGAGTCTCTACTCGACTTGCAGCAGCGGCAATGTTACCGTAATGGCCCGCAAAATCAATGCCATAGGACGCGATGATCACAATGCACCCTATC AAAAACTTACGACGCAGTCCGAAGATTTTAGTAGGAAATTATACATCTTTGCGGAAAAGAGCCAGCGATACATTTGCTTCAACAAGCAGGGGAAACTTGTTGGCTTG CCTAAGAAGCAAAAGGGTCCCAGGTGCCAGTTCTACGAGCAGTACAACGGTTCGTATTTGAGGTACAGAAGCGTGGAGAACAGTTCGCGGTTTTTAGGGTTCAACAAGTTTGGCAAGCCAATGAAGAATCCACGCGGTCGGCAAGAGTGTTTTAACTTCATTAAGTACAATCCCCACACCGACATCCAGCATCACAACAGCCTGGTGAACGCCGACATGGGTGGAATGGATCCGCGGGATCCGTACTTTGGATCGAAGAAACCGTCGCCCGTGATGAGGGCCACAAAGAACTCCCTGTTGCAGGTCGACAATACGAGGGAGATTATACATACGACGCATCGTTATCGGCATTCGAATCGTTGGAAGATGCGCCAAGACGAGAAGGTCTCGGTACCGCGAAGACGGCGTTTGTTCGTCGAGACCAGTAAGTATTGA